In Mycetocola spongiae, the genomic stretch TGGCCGAGCACCTCGGCGGGCGCTCCTATGCCCAGGCCGTGGGCGGGGCCGTGGGACGCAATCCGCTCAGCATCATCGTGCCGTGCCATCGCGTCCTGGGTTCCGATGGCACCCTGACCGGCTTTGCCGGGGGCACCACACGCAAGGCCTTCCTCCTGGAGCTCGAGGAGAGCGATTCCGCCCGCGCCTCGCGGCTGTTCTAGCCCGCCGTGTCCGCCACCGAAACGCTGCACCTGACCGGCTCCGCGCCGCTGGCCGTGGGCCCCGCCCTGGGCTCGCTCGGCGCGCACGCGATCCCCGCGCTGGATATCATCGAGGGCTCCACGCTCTCGCGCGCCCTGCGCCTGCCCTCGGGCCGGATCCTGGCCGCGCGGATCACCCCGCATGCGGAGGGAGTCCGCGTGGAGACGGCCTCGCTGTCGCCGGATGCCCGCGCGGAGTTGACCGGCGCGGTGCGCACCTGGTTTGATCTGGACGCCGATACGGAGGCGATCGCGCACTCCCTCGGCGGCGATGCGCTGCTCGCCCCGCTCTTGGCCGCGCGGCCCGGCCTGCGGGTGATCGGCAGCCCCGACCCGGCCGAGACCGCGCTGGTCACGGTGCTGGGTCAGCAGGTATCCCTCGCGGCCGCGCGCACGTTCTCGGGCCGGCTTGTCGCGGC encodes the following:
- a CDS encoding DNA-3-methyladenine glycosylase family protein is translated as MSATETLHLTGSAPLAVGPALGSLGAHAIPALDIIEGSTLSRALRLPSGRILAARITPHAEGVRVETASLSPDARAELTGAVRTWFDLDADTEAIAHSLGGDALLAPLLAARPGLRVIGSPDPAETALVTVLGQQVSLAAARTFSGRLVAAFGADGPALPGGTPTRLFPRPELLAERDPEEVRAAVGLTGARAKTVIALARTLADGLELGPGADPVRARAGLLAVPGIGPWTADYLGVRVLGDRDGFVPGDLVLRRALGSIPAREAEERSRVWRPYRAYALMHLWTAAAY